The genomic stretch TTTTTGAGGATTTCCGGGCCGATGCGCTGGTCGTCGGCATAGTCGGTGGCGCAGACCCACAGCCGCAGGATATCGGCGCCGGAGTCCTTCATCACCTTTTGCGGCTCGACGGTGTTGCCGAGCGATTTCGACATCTTGCGGCCGTTCTCGTCGAGCGTGAAGCCGTGGGTCAGCACGATGTCATAGGGCGCGCGGCCGCGGGTGCCGCTGCTTTCCAGCAGCGAGGAATGAAACCAGCCGCGATGCTGGTCGCTTCCTTCCAGATACATCACGGTATCCTGGCCGCCGTCGACCTTGCGGACGATATGGCCGAGTTGTGGAAAATTTTGGCGGTCTTCCAGCACGAAGGCGTGGGTCGAGCCGGAATCGAACCAGACGTCGCAGATGTCGTCGACCTTCTTCCAGTCCTCGCCCGCGCGGGATCCGAGGAAACGCTCGCGCGCGCCGTCCATGTACCAGGCGTCGGCGCCTTCCTCTGCGAACGCCTCGACGATGCGCTGGTTGACGATTTCGTCCTGCAGGATTTCGGCGGAGCCGTCGCCCTTTTCGCGCACGAACACCGCGATCGGCACGCCCCAGGCGCGCTGGCGCGAGATCACCCAGTCCGGCCGGCCCGCGATCATGCCGTTGATGCGGTTCTGACCCGCGGGCGGCACCCATTGCGTCACCGAGATCGCGTGCAGCGCGCGTGCGCGTAGCGTGTCGCCGGGCCTGGCCTTGCCGTCATCCACGATGTCCTTGTCCATCGCGATGAACCATTGCGGCGTGTTGCGGAAGATTACCGGCTTCTTGGAGCGCCAGGAATGCGGGTATTGATGCTTCAGGCGTCCGCGCGCGAGCAGCTTGCCGGCCTCGACCAGGGCCTTGATGACGGCCTCGTTGGCGTCGCCCTTTTCGCCCTTGTCGTTGATCACGCGCTTGCCGGTGAAGCCGGGGGCGTGGTCGGTGAAGGCGCCGTTCTCGTCGACAGTGTAGGGGATCGCGGTGTTGACGCCGCGTGCGTCCAGCTCGCGGGTATTCGCGGTCCAGACGTCGAAGTCCTCGCGGCCGTGGCTGGGCGCGATGTGCACGAAGCCGGTGCCGGTGTCGTCGGTGACGTGGTCGCCGGCCAGCAAGGGTACGGTGAATTCGTAGCCGCCGCCAAAACCTTTCAACGGGTGGGCGCATTCCACCGCGTCGAGCGTATCGGCCGGCAAATCTCGCACTTTCTTGTAGGCCGTGACGCGCGCCTGCTTGAACACGCTTTCCGCCAGCGCATCTGCGAGGATCAGCAGGTCGCCGTTTTTGGCCCAATTGTCCGCGGGCGCATCGGTGACCTCAAAGAGGCCGTAGGCGATTTTCGGCGAGAAGCTGATGGCGCGGTTGCCGGGCAGCGTCCAGGGTGTGGTGGTCCAGATCACGACGCTGGCATTGGCGAGCGCGCCATGGGCCGGCGACGTCACCGGAAATTTCACCCACACCATATCCGAGGTGTAATCCTCGTATTCGACCTCGGCCTCGGCCAGCGCGGTCTTCTCCACCACGCTCCACATCACGGGCTTGGAGCCGCGATACAGCGTGCCGTTGGCGACGAACTTCATCAGCTCGCGCGCGATCTGCGCTTCAGCCGGATAGCTCATGGTGGCGTAGGGATGGTCCCAGTCGCCGATGATGCCGAGCCGCTTGAACTCCTCGCGCTGCACGTTGATCCAGTGCGCCGCATAGGCCCGGCACTCCTTGCGGAACGCCACCATCGCCGCGGAGTCGCGGAAGTCGGGCTTCTGCTTGCCCTTGGAACGGTAATTCTCCTCCTCGATCTTCCATTCGATCGGCAGGCCATGGCAGTCCCAGCCCGGCACGTAGTTGGAATCGAAGCCCAGCATCTGCTGGCTCTTGGTCACGACATCTTTCAGGATCTTGTTCAGCGCATGCCCGATATGGATGTTGCCGTTGGCGTAGGGCGGGCCGTCATGCAGCACGAATTTGGCCCGGCCCTCCGCGCCCTTGCGCAGCTGGCCGTAGAGGTCGATCTCGTTCCAGTATTTGAGGATTTCCGGCTCACGCTTGGGCAGGCCGGCGCGCATCGGGAATTCGGTCTGCGGCAGGAACAGGGTTTTGGAATAGTCGGTTGGGTTGGATTCTTGGGATTTTTGCGGCTTGTCGGACATGAATGCTCTGATTTGGCTCGGAAAGGCGCGGGATACGCGATTCATTCGCGGGTGAACGAGGAAAATCCCGGTCTTGCGCAGAGCCGAAAGCTCAGGCGGAAGCCGGGCCGCTAATGCTTATGGTGCGCCGCGCAAACATGGCGCTTTCCATAGCAGCCAGCCGGGGAATCGCAAGGCCCCGGGGCGCCGGCGGTTTAAGAGATCACCCCGAGCCTGGGAAACGCGTCCGGCGCGGCGGCCAAGGCCACGCGGGCTTTGGCGCTGTCGTCATCCATTTGCCGGACCAGCGCATCGATGCTGTCGAACTTCAGTTCGTCGCGGATGAAGCCGATGAAGGCGACGTCGAGCACTGCGCCATAGAGATCGCCCTCGAAGTCGAACAGGAACACTTCGAGCAAGGGCGCGCCATTGTCGAAGGTCGGGCGGCGGCCGAAGCTCGCCACGCCATTGAGGCGCTCGGCACCGCGTCCGACCCGCACCGCATAGATGCCGTGCTTGAGGCTGCAATTCTTGTCGAGGCGGATATTGGCGGTGCGAAAGCCGAGATCGCGGCCGCGCTTCTCGCCATGGATCACCTCGCCGGTGACGAACCATGGCCCGCCCAGCATGGCGGTGGCGTCCGCGATCTGCCCCTCGGCCAGCGCCATGCGGATGGCACTGGAGGAAACCGGCCGCTCCTCGATGTCGACATGGGCCTGGACATCGACCTCGATGCCGAGCCGCGGCGCCTCGCTGACCAGAAGGCTGGGCGAGCCGACCCTACCTTTACCGAAATGGAAGTCATAGCCGACCGCAATGCCGGATATGCCGAGCCGTCCGATCAGGTCATGGTGAATGAAATCCTGCGCCGAGGTCCCGGCGCGGGTCTTGTCGAAGGTCATCACCACGGCGCCGGCGAGGCCCGTTCCGGCCAGCAGCCGCAGCTTGTTGGCCTCGTCGGTGAGGCGGAATTGCGGGCTGTTGGGGCTGAAGAAGCTGCGGGGATGCGGCTCAAAGGTCACCGCAAAGGCCGGCTTGCCATGGGCGCGGCCCATCTGCAGGGCGGCCTCGATGACGGCACGGTGGCCGAGATGGACGCCGTCGAAATTGCCCATCGCCACCACGGCGCCGCGGGGGATGGCGTTCGCAGGGGTGGTGTCGCGGATAACGGTAAAGCCAGTCGTCATTTCCGGGATTCTTCAGGAATTGGATCGATGCGGCCGGACCGTGACGTGGCGGCGCCGGTGAAGTCAAGCCGCTGGAATCGCATCAAAACGGGTACAATCCGACACGGGCCGGTTAACGGGCTGTTTAACGCATGCTGCTAGAGGTGGGGGCAGGAATGCGGGTCGCGCAGCCCTTTATTGTTTGTAGCGTAGCGTCGAGTAGGGGAGAGAAGATGGCGGTTGATTTGTCCATGTCGGTTCTGGTGGTCGATGACTACAACACCATGATCCGCATCATCCGGAATCTTCTGAAGCAGCTCGGCTTCGAAAACATCGACGATGCCTCGGACGGATCCGAGGCGCTGAACAAGATGCGCGGCAAGAAATACGGGCTCGTGATCTCCGACTGGAACATGGAGCCGATGACGGGCTATGACCTGCTCAAGGAAGTCCGTGCCGACCCCAATCTGGCCACCACGCCGTTCATCATGATCACGGCGGAATCCAAGACCGAGAACGTGATCGCCGCCAAGAAGGCCGGCGTGAACAATTACATCGTCAAGCCGTTCAATGCGGCGACCCTGAAGACCAAGATCGAAGCGGTCTTCCCGGACATGGCGACGGCGTAAGGCGCCACGCCCCCACCTGCTCCGTCGTCATCCTGAGGTGCGCGCTCTTGCGCGCCTCGAAGGATGGGCTGCAAGCACCGATCGTTCCTCTCATCCTTCGAGGCTCGCCGAAGAGGCTCGCACCTCAGGATGACGTCCGCGGACGTATCCGCTACCTCACCACCGCAGCTCCCGCATCAGCGCCCTGGGCGGGTGGCCGAACAGTTCCTTCACCGAGGCCGGGTCGAGCTGTTCGATGCCTTCGAAGTCCTCGGAGTGGATGCCGCGGGTCACGAACAGCAGATCGATGCCGAAGCCGTGGGCGCCGGCAAGATCGGTCCGCACCGAATCTCCGATCGCCAGCACGCGGTTGAGCGCCGCCGGACGGCCGCGCTGCTCGGCGGCCAATTGCATGGCGCGCTCATAGATCGGCCGGTGCGGCTTGCCGTAGAAGATCACCTCGCCGCCGAGTTCGCGATAAAGCTCGGCGATCGCGCCCGCGCAATAGATCAGGCGGTCGCCACGCTCGACGACGATGTCGGGATTGGCGCAGATCAGCGGCAGCTTGCGCTCGAGCGCCTGCAGCATCATCGCGCGATAGTCTTCGGCGGATTCAGTTTCGTCGTCGAACAGGCCGGTGCAGATGATGTAATCGGCCTGCTCCAGCGGACCGATCACGGCATCAAGCCCGCGGTGGATCGAACTGTCGCGCTCCGGCCCGAGCCAGAATATTTTCTTGCCCGGATGGCCGGCGACGAAGTGGCGGGTCAGGTCGCCAGAAGAGACGATCGCATCGTAGGTGTCGTCGGCGACGCCGAGCTTGCGCAATTGCCGCTGCACCGAATCGGCCGGCCGCGGCGCGTTGGTGATGAGGATGACGGTGCCGCCCTGCTGGCGGTAGGTGTGCAGCGCTTCGCAGGCTTCGGGAAAGGCCTCGAGCCCGTTATGCACCACGCCCCAGATGTCGGAGAGCACGACCTCGACGCTACCGACGAGGTCGCGCAATTTCTCGACGAATCGAAGTGACGTCATGGTATCGCGCGCCGGTTAGCCCGGTCCGGCGGCGCGGCGCGCCAGCGCGGCATTGCCGGTCGCCCGCGGTGGCGGATCGATGGCGGTAGGGGCGGGATTGCTGGAGCCATTGGGTGCCAATGCCTGGGATGCTTGGGGGTCCTGAGCCTTGTTCGGAGCGGCCCCGGCGGTAGGCGATGCCCCCTCCGGCCGCAACGGCCGGGGCGGTGCAAACAGGAAACCCTGCCCAAACCGCACGTCATAATCCAGCAGGTCGACCACCGCGCGCTCGCCCTCGATCTTTTCGGCGATCAGGTCGATGCCGAAGCGGCCGAGCAGGTCGGAAAGGTCGGAGGGGTGAATATCGGATGCCGAACTCTGCTTCGGGTCGAGCAGCAGCGCCGCCGGCACCTTGATGAAGCGGACGCCGCGATCGGCGAGTTCGCGCGGCTCGATCCTGAGATCGCTGACATGGTCGATCGAGAAACGGTAACCGCGCTGCGACAGCGCCGCCAGATGCTCGGTCTCGGTCGCGCCGAGATTGCGGAACGTCGCCTGCTTGAATTCGAGCACGAAGGACGGCGCCAGCGCGCGATTGGCCTCGAGGAAATCGAGGCATTGCGCGAAATTGGCTTGATTGCCCAGCGTCGCGGCGGACACGTTGCAGAACACACCGACATCCTTGTTGCGCACCATCAACCGGCGCAGCACCTGGATACAGCGCAGCATCACCATGTGGTCGATGCGTCCGATCAGGCCGCCGGCTTCGGCCACACCGATGAAGTCGTCGGCGGCGATGACCTGATCCTTGTCGTCGCGCAGCCGCGTCACCGCCTCGTAGTAGCGCACCTTGCGCTGCGGCAGCGTCACCATCGGCTGCAGATAGATATCGAGCCGGTTTTCCTCGACCGCGGTTTTCACCGCGGCGAGCAGCCCTTGCTGGCTGCGCGAGGGCGCGGCGGCCTCCGCGGCAACCGCAACCGGCGCCGGCGTGGCATTGATGACCGCGGCTGCGATGTCAGCTGCCGCCTCGCCAGCCGGGGTGGCAAGCGGCGCCCCGCTACGGTCGAAATCGGGCTGGCTCACCGGGGCGGGGGCAGGGACGCCCGAGGACAGCATGTCGTCATGGCTGGCGACGGAGACCGCGAGCTGTTTGACCAGCACGCCGAGTTCGTTGATTTCACCGACCACGGCCTGGATGCGGTCGGCATTGGTGGAATTCGCCGACACCACCCGGCCCTCGACGGCGGCGAGCCGGCGGCCGAATTCCGCCACCTGGCGGGCGAGGTCGGCGGTGCCGCGCGACAGGTCCGCGATCTGGCCGCCGACATCGCTGCGGTCGCGCAGCCGCATCGAGACGGCGTTGTAGAGGATCAGGAAGGTCAGCGCGGTCAGCGCCACGATCGCGGATTCCGTGCCGCTGATGCCCGCCACCGAATACAGCACAAGGCCAAGCGAAGCCGCGACCAGCACCATGCAGATGGCGATGAAAATCGTCGAAATGCGAATCATGTCGCGCGCCACACTCCTCGAGAGCGCTGCAACCTTAGCATTAATGTTGATTCGGTGGGCTAGTGTTGTTTTGAGGGAGGTGGAACCGCCGGCGGTCTACTCCCTCGCCCCGCTCTTGCGGGGAGAGGGTTGGGGTGAGGGGCTCCATCCGCGAGCGAGATCTATCGATAGACCTGTACCCCCTCACCCGAAATTCGCTGGCGCGAATTTCGACCTCTCCCCGCAAGCGGGGCGAGGTAAGTAGCTTACGCCGTCGCGCGGATCACCTTGGCGACCTTGTCGACGATCTCGCCGATCTGGTCCTCGGTGACGATCAGAGGCGGCGTCAGCGCCAAGGTGTCGCCGGCCACCCGCAGCATCAGGTCGTTGTCGTGGAAGGCGCTGTTCAGCGCGTCGAGACCGCGCTTGCCCGGCAGGTCCGGGCGCGGCGCGAGGTCGATGCCGGCGGTGAGGCCAACCGTGCGGATATCGACCACGCCGGGCTGGCTCCGCAGCGACATCACCGCGTCGGCGAATTTCGCCTCGAGCTTGTTGGCCCGCTCGAACAGCTTTTCGTCGCGGTAGATATCGAGGGTCGCGAGCGCCGCCGCGCAGGCGATCGGATGCGCCGAATAGGTATAGCCGTGGGTCAGTTCGACCATATGTTCCGGGCCGTTCATGAAGGCGTCGTGGATGGTGCCGCGTATCAGAACGCCACCCATTGGCGCCGCACCGTTGGTGATGCCCTTGGCGAAGGTCAGCATGTCAGGCGTCACGCCGTAGCGTTCGGCGGCAAACGCGAAGCCGAGCCGGCCATAACCGGTGATGACCTCGTCAAAGATCAAGAGAATGCCGTGCTTTTGGGTGATCTCGCGCAGCCGCTTGAGGTAACCCTTCGGCGCCGGCAGCACGCCGGTCGACCCCGCCATCGGCTCGACGATCACGGCGGCGATGGTGTTGGCGCCGTGCAGATTGACCAGCCGCTCCAGTTCGTCGGCGAAATGCGCGCCATATTCCGGCTCGCCCTTGGTAAAGGCCTGCTTCTCGCGGTCGTAGGTGTGGGGCAGATGGTCGACGCCTGACAGCAGCGAGCCGTAGATCTTGCGGTTAGCAACGATGCCGCCGACGGACGTGCCGCCAAAGCCGACGCCGTGATAGCCGCGCTCGCGGCCGATCAGCCGGACACGGCCGCCCTGGCCGCTGATCTGGTGATAGGCCAGCGCAATCTTGAGCGCGGTGTCGGCGGCTTCCGAGCCGGAATTGCAGAAGAACACGTGGTCGAGGCCATCGGGCGCCAGATCGGCGATGCGGCTGGCGAGTTCGAACGCCTGCGGGATGCCGAACTGGAACGGCGGCGCGTAGTCGAGGGCGGCGGCCTGCTTGCCGATCGCGTCGGAAATCTGGCTGCGGCCGTGGCCGGCGTTGCAGCACCACATGCCGGCGGCGCCGTCGATGATCTTGCGGCCGTCAACGGTGATGTAATGCATGTCCTTGGCGCCGGCGAGCAGCCGCGGGCTCTTCTTGAACGCCCGGTTTGCGGTGAACGGCATCCAGTGCGCGGCGAGATCGTTCGGAACATTGACGGCGGCGTGGGGGCTCTTGTCCAACATGGAGGCCTCTTCGGGTTTGAACGGGTTGGTGCTGCCCATCAAACTATCAGCTTCGGCGCGTGGCGGGAACGCCGGCGGCGGCGATATTTCCGCTCGACCGGGCGCTTTCGAGGGCAAGTTACCGATTACAGATCCGCAGCGCCGATCCAGAACACTTCGCCGTCGGAATCCTCGGTGTCGAGCCACAGCAGCGGCAATTGCGGGTAGGCGTCCTCCAGCTGTTGGCGGCCGCGGCCGATCTCGCACAACAGCCCGCCCTGCGGCGTCAGGTGCGCCTTGGCCTCATCGAGGATGCGTCTGACGATATCGAGCCCGTCGGCGCCACCGTCGAAGGCAAGCTTCGGCTCGGCGCGGCATTCGCGGGGCAGCGCGGCCATGCCTTCCGCATCGACATAGGGCGGATTGGTGATGATGAGATCGTAGCGCTTGTCGCCCAGCGGCTTGAACAGATCGCCGCGGTGAAGTGCCAGGCGATGCTCCAATCCGTAATCGCCGACATTGCGCGCGGCGACCTCGAGCGCGTCCCTGGAAATATCCACCGCATCGATTGCCGCGTTCGGAAAATTCCGGCTGGCCAGGATCGCAAGGCAGCCCGAGCCGGTGCAGAGATCGAGCACGCTTTCCACCGACAGGGGATCGTCGATCAGCGAACCGCCTTGCTCGTCGTCACCGCCGAAATGGGAGTCCAGCAATTCGCCGATGAAGGAACGCGGCACGATGGTGCGCTCGTCGACATAGAACGGCAGGCCGCGCATGTAGATCTTGTTGACGAGATAGGCGGCGGGCTTTCGCGTGGTGACGCGGCGCTCGATCAAATCGAGGATCTTTTTGCCTTCGGCCACCGTGACGCGCGCGGTCGCGAAGGCTTCGAACTGGTCGGGGTGCAGATGCAGGGTTTCGCATACGAGGAAGGCAGCTTCGGCCACTGGATCGGTGGTGCCGTGCGCGAACGCCAGTTTGGCTTCGATGAAACGGCTCACCGCGAAGCGGACGAAATCGAGCAGCGTCAGCAATTCGCCGGAACCGACCTTTGGGAATGTCGAACCGGCACGGCCGCGCTTGGCCGGCGCCTTGCTGGGTTTGGCCATCAGGATTTGGTCCAGCGCTCTGCTGCGGCGTCATCGTGGCCGCGGGCCTCGATCCAGCTCGAGCCTTTGAGGCCTTCCTCGCGCTTCCAGAACGGGGCGTTGGCTTTCAGATAATCCATCAAAAACTCCGCAGCCTGAAACGCCGCCTGCCGGTGCTGGGATGCCGCCAGCACCAGCACGATATTTTCGCCGGGCGTGATGCGCCCGACCCGATGCACGACGGTCAGCCCGGTCAGCGGCCAGCGCGACAGCGCCTCGTCGGCATGGCGCTTGATTTCGGCCTCGGCCATGCCGGGGTAATATTCGAGCGTCAGGGCTGCGATCGGTTCGCCGTTTTCGCTGCCGCGGCAAATGCCGCTGAAGCTGACGACGGCGCCGATATCGGTGCGGTCCCTGGTCAGCGCCGCAATCTCCTGGCCGACGTCGAAATCGGCTTCCTGGATGCGGATGGTCGCGATGGCGGTCATCAGAGCTTCTTATTGGGCATGATCTCCGCGCAAACGCGTTCCGCGTTTGTCACGAGGGAAAACCGGTTCCCACTTTGCACTGACGTGGCCCTCCGGGTCCTGATCATGCGTCAGCCGCCGGTCATCGGCGGGAAAAAGGCAATCTCGCGGGCGCCGGCGATGGCCGCATCCGGCTTGACATGGGCGTGGTCGATCGCGGCGCGGATCACCCGCGGCGTCTCGAACGCATGGGCATAGCTCTCGCCGCGCTTGGCGAGCCAGCCGATCAGGTCGCCCACCGTCCGCACATCCGCCGGCGGCTCGACGGTTTCTTCCGCCATGCCGACCCGCTCGCGTACCCAGGCGAAATATTTGACCTTCATCCCTCATCCTCCTTGATGAGGTGATGGATGCCGGCGCGGAAATAATCCCAGCCGGTGTAGATCGTGAAGATCGCCGACATCCAGAGCAGCACGATGCCGATCAGGGTGGTCGCGGGGATAATCTGCTCGCCGGCCTCGCCGGCGATCAGAAAGCCGATCGCAACCAGTTGAATGGTGGTCTTCCACTTCGCGAGCTTGGTAACGGGTACGCTGACCCGGAGGCCGGCGAGATATTCGCGCAGGCCCGAGACCAGGATTTCCCGGCACAGGATCACGATCGCGGCCCACAGCGTCCAGCCATGGATCGAGTTGTCGGCGGCCAGCATCAACAGGCAGGACGCGACCAGGAGCTTGTCGGCGATCGGGTCGAGCATCCGGCCGAACGCCGATTGCTGATCCCAGATTCGTGCATAGTAGCCATCGAGATAGTCGGTAACTCCGGCGGCGATGAACACGGCCAGCGCCACCCAGCGCAGCCACATCGGGCCGTCCAGGATGGATTCCCAGAAAACGCAGCCAACCACCACCGGGATGGCGGCGATGCGGGCGTAGGTCAGGATATTCGGGAGGGACATGGTCTTGCCCTGTCCCCTTGTCGTGGCGATGTTCATCCGTCTTACCAATACCGCTGAGGCGTGAAGGTCAACTGGGCGGGCCTACGATGATCGGTCGCAGGCGACGCCGGTGTGACTCAAGGCCCCCTTTAACCCGGCTGGGCGTGGAAAAACTCGAAAATCTTGCGGGCGCTTTCCGCGCTGACCCCTGGAACCTTGCCGAGGTCGGCGATCGAGGCCCGCTCGATCTCCTTCAGCGTTCCAAAGTGGTGCAGCAAGGCACGTTTGCGTGACGGGCCGATGCCCGGAATTTCCTGCAGGCCGGCCTCGCGGATGTCCTTTTTGCGCAGCTTGCGGTGCGAGCCGATCACGAACCGATGTGCCTCGTCGCGCAGCCTTTGAATGAAATACAGCACGGGGTCGCGCGGCTCGAGCTTGATGGCCTCGCGGTCCGGCATGAACAGGGTTTCGCGGCCGGCGTCGCGGTCCGGACCCTTGGCGACCGCCAGCAGCGAGACCTGGGTCAGCCCGAGGTTTTCAAAGATTTCCCGGACCGCGTTCAGTTGCCCGCGGCCGCCGTCGATGATGACGAGATCGGGCCATTGCGGAAACGAATCGTCGTCCGCCTTGAGGTCCGGCTTGAGGTCCGGCCTGGGCTTCGCGGCGCCGCCATCCACAGGTTTCAACAACCGCTTGAAGCGCCGCTCCAGCACCTCGCGCATCATCGCGTAATCGTCGCCCGGCGTCAGGCCCTCCGACTTGATGTTGAACTTGCGGTACTGGTTCTTGATGAAACCGTCCGGCCCCGCCACGATCATGGCGCCGACCGCGTTGGTGCCCTGGATATGGCTGTTGTCGTAGACCTCGATGCGCTTGGGCGTATGCGGCAGGGCGAGCGTGGTGACCATTCCTTCCAGCAGGCGGCCTTGCGTCGCGGTATCGGCGAGCTTGCGGCCGAGCGCCTCGCGCGCATTGGTGAGGGCGTGCGCGATCAGCTCTTTCTTCTCGCCGCGCTTGGGGGTGGAGACCTCCACCTTGTGCCCGGCTTTCACCGACAACGCGTCGGCCAGGAGCGCGCTTTCCTCGATTTCGTGCGAGAGCAGGATCAGTTTCGGCGGCGGCTTGTCGTCGTAGAATTGCGCCAGGAACGAGGCCAGCACTTCCTCCGGCGTGAACGATTTTTCCGCACGCGGAAAATAGGCGCGGTTGCCCCAGTTCTGCCCGGTGCGGAAGAAGAACACCTCGACGCAGGAATAGCCGCCCTCCTGATGGATCGCGAACACGTCGGCCTCTTCCACGGTGCGTGGATTGATACCCTGCTGCGACTGGATCGCCGACAGAGCGGCGAGGCGGTCGCGGTAGAGTGCCGCGGTCTCGAATTCGAGTTCGGCCGAGGCCTTTTCCATCTCGCCGGCCAGCTCCTTTTTCACCAGATGGCTGCGGCCGGAAAGGAAGTCGTTGGCTTCCCGCACGAGCTCGGTATAGCCGGGGAAATCGATCTCGCCGGTGCAGGGGCCCGAACAACGGCGGATCTGATAGAGCAGGCAAGGGCGCGTGCGGCTTTCGAAGAATCCGTCGGTGCAGGAGCGGATCAGGAACGCGCGCTGCAGCGCCGTGATGGTGCGGCCCACGGCGCCTGCGGACGCGAACGGTCCGAAATATCGTCCCGGCCGCGATTGCGCGCCGCGATGTTTCAGGATCTGCGGCGCCCAGTGGTCGCCGGTGATCAGGATATAGGGAAACGACTTGTCGTCGCGCAGCTGCACGTTGAAGCGCGGCCGCAATTGCTTGATCAGATTGGCTTCGAGCAGCAGCGCCTCGGTCTCGGTCGAGGTGGAGATGATCTCGACGGTGACGGTCGCCGCGATCATGCGCAGGATGCGCGCCGGCAAGGGCGCGTTGACGCGGGCATAGGAGGACAGGCGCTTGCGGACGTTTTTCGCCTTGCCGACATAGAGCACGTCGTGGGCCACGTTGAGCATGCGGTAAACGCCGGGCGAGGTCGGCGCCAGCCGGACCGCGTTCTCGATCGCGGCATGGCCGACCGCCAGCGGACCCTCGCCGATCGCCTCCGCGGGCTCGTCGGGCGCCTCCGGAAGGCGGGCCTCGTCGTCCTCATCCGTGGCCGCAATGGCAGGGTCGAAATCATCAGACAGCAGCGCCGGGTCTTGCGGCGGCAGATCCGGCTTTGAACCGCGCCTTGCCTTCTGCGGGGCGGGCGTTTTTGGGTGGTCGGCAGAATCGTGATCCATGGGCCTCAATTAAGCGCTGGGGTCCCACATCGCCAGCGGTCGCGGGGCGGGGGAGGCCGCGTCCGGGTAACACATTCTTAAGAATGATGAGCGGCCCGGTAACCCCGCTTAACAACCCATTAACTTAAAACTCTCGATAAATCTTACGCGAAAAGGCTGGAGTTCCGTAACCATGCCGGCTTCCAGCCGGCGGTCACGGCCGTTGCGTGGTGGAGTTGAGTGATGAGCAGGTTTCTGTTGCGCGCGTTGGCGCTGATCGCCGCGGGCTGGACCATGTCGGCGCAGGCGGCCGACCTCAATTACGGATCGCGCCCGCCCCTTACCGTCAATCAGCCGCTCAATGCCTATAGCTGGGCCGGTCCCTATCTCGGCGGCAACCTCGGCTATGCC from Bradyrhizobium sp. Ash2021 encodes the following:
- a CDS encoding EAL domain-containing protein, coding for MIRISTIFIAICMVLVAASLGLVLYSVAGISGTESAIVALTALTFLILYNAVSMRLRDRSDVGGQIADLSRGTADLARQVAEFGRRLAAVEGRVVSANSTNADRIQAVVGEINELGVLVKQLAVSVASHDDMLSSGVPAPAPVSQPDFDRSGAPLATPAGEAAADIAAAVINATPAPVAVAAEAAAPSRSQQGLLAAVKTAVEENRLDIYLQPMVTLPQRKVRYYEAVTRLRDDKDQVIAADDFIGVAEAGGLIGRIDHMVMLRCIQVLRRLMVRNKDVGVFCNVSAATLGNQANFAQCLDFLEANRALAPSFVLEFKQATFRNLGATETEHLAALSQRGYRFSIDHVSDLRIEPRELADRGVRFIKVPAALLLDPKQSSASDIHPSDLSDLLGRFGIDLIAEKIEGERAVVDLLDYDVRFGQGFLFAPPRPLRPEGASPTAGAAPNKAQDPQASQALAPNGSSNPAPTAIDPPPRATGNAALARRAAGPG
- a CDS encoding response regulator; translated protein: MAVDLSMSVLVVDDYNTMIRIIRNLLKQLGFENIDDASDGSEALNKMRGKKYGLVISDWNMEPMTGYDLLKEVRADPNLATTPFIMITAESKTENVIAAKKAGVNNYIVKPFNAATLKTKIEAVFPDMATA
- a CDS encoding bifunctional riboflavin kinase/FAD synthetase; protein product: MTTGFTVIRDTTPANAIPRGAVVAMGNFDGVHLGHRAVIEAALQMGRAHGKPAFAVTFEPHPRSFFSPNSPQFRLTDEANKLRLLAGTGLAGAVVMTFDKTRAGTSAQDFIHHDLIGRLGISGIAVGYDFHFGKGRVGSPSLLVSEAPRLGIEVDVQAHVDIEERPVSSSAIRMALAEGQIADATAMLGGPWFVTGEVIHGEKRGRDLGFRTANIRLDKNCSLKHGIYAVRVGRGAERLNGVASFGRRPTFDNGAPLLEVFLFDFEGDLYGAVLDVAFIGFIRDELKFDSIDALVRQMDDDSAKARVALAAAPDAFPRLGVIS
- the ileS gene encoding isoleucine--tRNA ligase, which gives rise to MSDKPQKSQESNPTDYSKTLFLPQTEFPMRAGLPKREPEILKYWNEIDLYGQLRKGAEGRAKFVLHDGPPYANGNIHIGHALNKILKDVVTKSQQMLGFDSNYVPGWDCHGLPIEWKIEEENYRSKGKQKPDFRDSAAMVAFRKECRAYAAHWINVQREEFKRLGIIGDWDHPYATMSYPAEAQIARELMKFVANGTLYRGSKPVMWSVVEKTALAEAEVEYEDYTSDMVWVKFPVTSPAHGALANASVVIWTTTPWTLPGNRAISFSPKIAYGLFEVTDAPADNWAKNGDLLILADALAESVFKQARVTAYKKVRDLPADTLDAVECAHPLKGFGGGYEFTVPLLAGDHVTDDTGTGFVHIAPSHGREDFDVWTANTRELDARGVNTAIPYTVDENGAFTDHAPGFTGKRVINDKGEKGDANEAVIKALVEAGKLLARGRLKHQYPHSWRSKKPVIFRNTPQWFIAMDKDIVDDGKARPGDTLRARALHAISVTQWVPPAGQNRINGMIAGRPDWVISRQRAWGVPIAVFVREKGDGSAEILQDEIVNQRIVEAFAEEGADAWYMDGARERFLGSRAGEDWKKVDDICDVWFDSGSTHAFVLEDRQNFPQLGHIVRKVDGGQDTVMYLEGSDQHRGWFHSSLLESSGTRGRAPYDIVLTHGFTLDENGRKMSKSLGNTVEPQKVMKDSGADILRLWVCATDYADDQRIGPEILKNTIETYRKLRNSIRWMLGTLHHLKPGDEVAGAEMPELERLMLHRLCEIDAVVRQAYENFDYKTVVASLSNFMNTDLSAFYFDIRKDALYCDPPSSTTRKAALTTVDILCDAILKWLAPIISFTADEAWLMYRPGGCASVHMLPFPHHLAGYRDDALAAKWETIRDVRRVVTGALELERAAKNIGSSLEASPLVYVSDKKILDTLFDMDLAEVCITSNAMVTNDDAPASAFRLNDVPGVGVVVEKAVGTKCARSWKILPTVGEDAEYPDVSPRDAQALREWKALGVAI
- a CDS encoding TIGR01459 family HAD-type hydrolase, which translates into the protein MTSLRFVEKLRDLVGSVEVVLSDIWGVVHNGLEAFPEACEALHTYRQQGGTVILITNAPRPADSVQRQLRKLGVADDTYDAIVSSGDLTRHFVAGHPGKKIFWLGPERDSSIHRGLDAVIGPLEQADYIICTGLFDDETESAEDYRAMMLQALERKLPLICANPDIVVERGDRLIYCAGAIAELYRELGGEVIFYGKPHRPIYERAMQLAAEQRGRPAALNRVLAIGDSVRTDLAGAHGFGIDLLFVTRGIHSEDFEGIEQLDPASVKELFGHPPRALMRELRW